One segment of Pontibacter akesuensis DNA contains the following:
- a CDS encoding cation:proton antiporter domain-containing protein, with the protein MTHLPHLVTDLALILVAAGITTLIFKKLKQPLVLGYIIAGLLVGPHIALFPSVMETENITIWAEIGVIFLLFSLGLEFSFKKLVKVGGASSVMALIEVVVMLLLGYFTGKILGWNTMDSIFLGGILSISSTTIIIRAFEELGVKSHKFAGLVFGVLIVEDLVAILLLVLLSTLAVSQQFAGTEMLAAVMKLAFFLLLWFLAGIFLIPTFLRRASKLMNNETLLIVSLALCLLMVVLAAQVGFSPALGAFIMGSILAETTKAEKIEHLVSSVKDLFGAIFFVSVGMLINPATLVDYAGPIALITVVTLVGKALSITGGGLISGQGLKTSIQSGMSVSQIGEFSFIIATLGLTLNVTSDFLYPVAVAVSAVTTFTTPYMIRLSEPLYRKVEAMLPAKWLASLNEYSSGAQTISTTSDWKLVLRTYIVNLVIYSVIIIGIVMLSARYLNPFVTETLINGNLGDIVTTAITLVFMAPFLWALAVYHPQKEAQGRIWANKNYRSLIIVLEFGRIVIAILFIGFLLNQFFSVQVAFIGGFLIIGVLAIFSQRIQNFYIRIETRFMNNLNAREISDAAKMHHTLTPWNAHLTSFEIAAESAVAGHNLVELQVREKYGVNVAVIERGDRTIMAPTRNERIFPGDKLYVFGTDEQIETFREFIRTEVAPPTDGQNEREDVGLEKLLVKRDSMLLHKTIRQAGVREKTHGLIVGIEKNGERYLNPDSDMVFEEGDMVWIVGSPSRIKMLEEARQEA; encoded by the coding sequence ATGACACATTTACCGCATTTAGTTACAGATTTAGCCTTGATACTTGTGGCTGCGGGCATCACCACCCTGATCTTTAAAAAGCTGAAGCAGCCCCTGGTGCTGGGGTATATTATTGCGGGGTTGTTGGTGGGCCCACACATTGCCCTTTTCCCATCTGTGATGGAAACCGAGAACATCACCATCTGGGCTGAGATCGGTGTTATCTTTCTTTTGTTCAGCCTGGGGCTGGAGTTCAGTTTCAAGAAACTGGTTAAAGTAGGCGGCGCCTCGTCGGTGATGGCCCTGATAGAGGTGGTGGTGATGCTGCTGCTGGGCTACTTTACGGGCAAGATTCTGGGGTGGAACACCATGGACAGTATTTTCCTGGGCGGCATCCTGTCGATTTCCTCCACCACCATCATCATTCGGGCTTTTGAGGAACTGGGGGTGAAATCGCATAAGTTTGCGGGGCTGGTGTTCGGAGTGCTGATCGTGGAGGACTTGGTGGCTATACTCTTGCTGGTGCTGCTCTCCACGCTGGCCGTGAGCCAGCAGTTTGCGGGCACCGAGATGCTGGCCGCCGTCATGAAACTGGCCTTTTTCCTGCTGCTGTGGTTCCTGGCGGGCATTTTCCTGATCCCCACATTCCTGCGAAGGGCTAGCAAGCTCATGAACAACGAAACGCTGCTGATTGTGTCGCTGGCGCTTTGCCTGCTCATGGTGGTGCTGGCGGCGCAGGTGGGTTTTTCACCAGCGCTTGGTGCCTTTATCATGGGCTCCATACTTGCGGAAACCACCAAAGCCGAGAAAATAGAGCACCTCGTTTCCTCTGTGAAGGACCTATTTGGGGCCATTTTCTTTGTATCGGTGGGTATGCTGATTAACCCTGCTACCCTGGTAGATTATGCAGGCCCCATCGCGCTCATCACTGTGGTGACGCTGGTAGGCAAAGCATTGAGTATAACGGGCGGTGGGTTGATATCGGGGCAGGGGCTGAAAACGTCGATACAGTCCGGTATGAGCGTGTCGCAGATTGGGGAGTTCTCTTTTATCATCGCCACCCTGGGCCTCACCCTGAACGTAACCAGCGATTTCCTGTATCCTGTGGCCGTGGCGGTCTCGGCTGTGACCACCTTCACCACACCCTACATGATCCGCCTGTCGGAGCCGCTGTACCGGAAGGTAGAGGCCATGCTGCCCGCGAAATGGCTTGCCTCACTGAACGAGTACAGCTCCGGCGCCCAGACCATCAGCACCACCAGCGATTGGAAACTGGTGCTCCGAACCTACATCGTTAACCTGGTAATTTACTCGGTTATTATAATCGGCATCGTAATGCTGTCGGCCCGGTACCTGAACCCCTTCGTGACCGAAACGCTGATCAACGGCAACCTGGGCGATATTGTCACGACGGCCATCACGCTGGTGTTTATGGCGCCGTTCCTGTGGGCGCTGGCCGTGTACCATCCGCAGAAGGAGGCGCAGGGCCGCATCTGGGCCAACAAAAACTACCGAAGCCTGATTATCGTGCTGGAGTTTGGCCGCATCGTGATCGCCATTCTCTTCATCGGCTTTCTGCTGAACCAGTTCTTCTCGGTGCAGGTGGCCTTTATCGGGGGCTTCCTGATTATCGGGGTGCTGGCCATCTTCTCGCAGCGCATACAGAACTTCTACATCCGCATAGAGACGCGCTTTATGAACAACCTGAACGCACGCGAAATAAGCGACGCCGCCAAAATGCACCACACGCTCACCCCCTGGAACGCCCACCTCACCTCCTTTGAGATAGCGGCTGAGTCGGCAGTTGCCGGGCATAATCTGGTGGAACTGCAGGTACGGGAGAAGTATGGCGTGAATGTGGCGGTGATAGAGCGCGGTGATCGCACCATTATGGCCCCTACCCGCAACGAAAGGATATTCCCGGGCGATAAGCTTTATGTTTTCGGAACGGACGAGCAGATAGAGACATTTCGCGAGTTTATCCGAACCGAAGTGGCCCCACCAACAGATGGCCAGAACGAACGGGAAGATGTGGGGCTGGAGAAGCTGCTGGTGAAAAGAGACTCCATGCTGCTGCACAAAACCATACGCCAGGCGGGGGTGCGGGAGAAAACACATGGCCTGATTGTGGGCATAGAGAAAAACGGCGAGCGTTACCTCAACCCCGACTCCGATATGGTGTTTGAGGAGGGCGACATGGTTTGGATTGTGGGCAGCCCGTCGCGCATAAAAATGCTGGAAGAGGCAAGGCAGGAGGCATAG
- a CDS encoding mechanosensitive ion channel family protein, with translation MRKVEYWIEESFGIPASAQENLLASVVLLVCLWVISRVIHRLAAQRQTDSRKLYQWQKTTNYVVTGFGIVFLANIWFNGFESIATFLGLLSVGLVVALREPILSMFGWIFLLWKRPFKIGDRIKINGHTGDVIDIGLFQFTLNELSQTIDSEQPTGHVVHLPNSMVFSQSQINYNYGFPFLWHEVQVAVTFESNWERARTVLEDIVDRHSEKLSESAQEMILRESQRHLIFYKDFKARVFVKARENGIQFTLRYLCALNRRRESENLIWTDVFNSFLNSPDIKFAYPTTRFYQQPEERLHNAGEQV, from the coding sequence ATGCGGAAAGTAGAATACTGGATAGAAGAAAGCTTTGGCATTCCGGCGAGTGCCCAGGAAAACCTGCTGGCATCGGTTGTCTTGCTGGTTTGCCTGTGGGTGATCAGCCGGGTGATCCACCGGTTGGCGGCCCAGCGCCAGACAGATTCGCGCAAGCTGTACCAGTGGCAGAAAACCACTAATTACGTAGTCACCGGGTTTGGCATCGTCTTCCTGGCCAACATCTGGTTTAACGGTTTCGAGTCCATCGCCACGTTTCTGGGGCTGCTCTCGGTAGGTTTGGTGGTGGCGCTCAGGGAGCCTATCCTAAGTATGTTCGGCTGGATTTTCCTGCTTTGGAAGCGCCCGTTCAAAATTGGCGACAGGATTAAGATCAACGGCCACACAGGCGATGTAATCGATATCGGGCTTTTCCAGTTTACGCTGAATGAGCTTAGCCAGACCATTGATTCAGAGCAACCGACAGGCCACGTGGTGCACCTGCCCAACAGTATGGTGTTCTCGCAGTCGCAGATAAACTACAACTATGGCTTTCCGTTTTTGTGGCACGAAGTGCAGGTAGCCGTTACCTTCGAAAGCAACTGGGAGAGGGCCAGAACTGTGCTGGAGGATATCGTGGACAGGCATTCGGAAAAGCTAAGCGAGTCGGCGCAGGAAATGATTCTGCGGGAGTCGCAGCGGCACCTGATCTTTTACAAGGACTTTAAGGCGCGCGTTTTTGTAAAGGCGCGCGAAAACGGCATTCAGTTCACGCTCCGCTACTTGTGCGCCCTTAACCGCCGCCGCGAGAGTGAGAACCTGATCTGGACGGATGTCTTCAACTCCTTCCTGAACTCCCCTGATATTAAATTTGCCTACCCGACCACCCGTTTTTACCAGCAGCCAGAGGAGCGGCTGCACAATGCCGGTGAGCAAGTATAA